In Musa acuminata AAA Group cultivar baxijiao chromosome BXJ2-8, Cavendish_Baxijiao_AAA, whole genome shotgun sequence, one genomic interval encodes:
- the LOC135582429 gene encoding fructose-1,6-bisphosphatase, cytosolic, with translation MDHEAEAHRTDLMTITRYVLNEQSRHQESRGDFTILLSHIVLGCKFVCSAVNKAGLAKLIGLAGETNVQGEEQKKLDVLSNEVFVKALISSGRTCILVSEEDEEATFVDPSLRGKYCVVFDPLDGSSNIDCGVSIGTIFGVYMVKDKDNVTLDEVLQPGKNMLAAGYCMYGSSCTLVLSTGSGVNGFTLDPSLGEFILTHPDIKIPKKGKIYSVNEGNAKNWDGPTTKYVEKCKFPKDGDSPKSLRYIGSMVADVHRTLLYGGIFLYPADKKSPNGKLRVLYEVFPMSFLMEQAGGQAFTGKQRALDLVPTKIHQRSPIFLGSYDEVEEIKALYAAEENTA, from the exons ATGGATCACGAGGCGGAGGCGCATCGGACGGACCTGATGACGATCACGAGGTACGTGCTGAACGAGCAGTCGAGGCACCAGGAATCACGCGGCGACTTCACCATCCTGCTTTCCCACATCGTCCTCGGCTGCAAGTTCGTCTGTTCCGCCGTCAACAAG GCTGGGCTGGCTAAGCTCATAGGACTTGCCGGAGAGACGAATGTTCAG GGAGAGGAGCAAAAGAAGCTTGATGTGCTTTCGAATGAAGTCTTTGTCAAAGCTTTGATAAGCAGTGGCCGGACT TGCATCCTGGTGTCGGAGGAGGATGAAGAGGCAACTTTTGTGGATCCATCGCTACGTGGAAA ATATTGTGTTGTCTTTGATCCTCTAGATGGTTCTTCGAACATTGATTGCGGTGTCTCTATTGGAACG ATATTTGGCGTTTACATGGTTAAAGATAAGGACAATGTGACCCTAGACGAGGTACTGCAACCAGGGAAGAATATGCTAGCAGCTGGCTATTGCATGTATGGAAGTTCTTGTACG CTTGTACTGAGCACGGGGAGTGGTGTGAATGGTTTCACTCTAGATCCATCTCTTGGGGAATTCATACTGACCCATCCAGATATTAAG ATACCGAAGAAGGGCAAAATATATTCAGTGAATGAAGGAAATGCCAAGAATTGGGATGGGCCTACAACAAA GTATGTGGAGAAATGCAAGTTCCCCAAGGATGGAGACTCACCAAAATCTCTGAGATATATTGGAAG CATGGTTGCCGATGTACATCGTACACTGCTTTATGGAGGCATCTTTTTATACCCTGCGGATAAGAAGAGTCCAAATGGGAAACTACG TGTTCTATATGAAGTATTTCCAATGTCATTCCTGATGGAACAAGCAGGGGGTCAAGCTTTTACTGGCAAGCAACGG GCTCTCGATTTGGTTCCCACGAAGATACATCAGAGGTCGCCCATCTTTCTTGGCAGCTATGATGAGGTCGAGGAAATCAAAGCACTGTATGCTGCTGAGGAGAACACTGCTTAA
- the LOC135582434 gene encoding soluble inorganic pyrophosphatase-like isoform X2, with translation MSEENETASRENHPVPRLNERILSSLSRKSVAAHSWHDLEIGPGAPAVFNVVDRVLYSSVVYPHNYGFIPRTLCEDNDPMDVLVLMQEPVLPGCFLQARAIGLMPMIDQGEKDDKIIAVCANDPEFHHYNDLNELSPHRLAEIRRFFEDYKKNENKEVAVNEFLPADTAREAIQYSMDLYAQYILQSLRQ, from the exons ATGAGTGAAGAAAATGAGACTGCCTCGAGAGAGAATCACCCAGTTCCACGGCTGAATGAAAGAATTTTATCATCATTGTCGAGGAAATCGGTTGCTGCGCATTCTTGGCATGATCTTGAAATAG GTCCTGGTGCTCCTGCTGTGTTTAATGTT GTTGATCGTGTATTGTATTCGTCAGTAGTCTACCCTCATAATTATGGTTTCATCCCTCGCACACTCTGTGAAGACAATGATCCAATGGATGTTTTGGTCCTCATGCAG GAACCAGTTCTTCCTGGATGCTTTTTACAAGCCAGGGCCATTGGTCTCATGCCTATGATTGATCAG GGGGAGAAAGATGATAAGATCATTGCAGTCTGTGCTAATGATCCCGAGTTTCATCACTACAATGATCTCAATGAGCTGTCTCCCCATCGCCTTGCTGAGATACGGCGTTTTTTTGAAGACT ACAAGAAGAATGAGAACAAAGAGGTAGCAGTCAATGAATTCTTGCCTGCAGATACTGCCCGTGAAGCCATCCAGTACTCAAT GGACCTTTATGCTCAATATATCCTGCAGAGTCTGAGGCAGTAG
- the LOC135582434 gene encoding soluble inorganic pyrophosphatase-like isoform X3, with protein MSEENETASRENHPVPRLNERILSSLSRKSVAAHSWHDLEIGPGAPAVFNVVVEITKGSKVKYELDKKTGLIKEPVLPGCFLQARAIGLMPMIDQGEKDDKIIAVCANDPEFHHYNDLNELSPHRLAEIRRFFEDYKKNENKEVAVNEFLPADTAREAIQYSMDLYAQYILQSLRQ; from the exons ATGAGTGAAGAAAATGAGACTGCCTCGAGAGAGAATCACCCAGTTCCACGGCTGAATGAAAGAATTTTATCATCATTGTCGAGGAAATCGGTTGCTGCGCATTCTTGGCATGATCTTGAAATAG GTCCTGGTGCTCCTGCTGTGTTTAATGTT GTTGTGGAGATAACAAAAGGAAGTAAAGTCAAATATGAACTTGACAAGAAGACAGGCCTGATTAAG GAACCAGTTCTTCCTGGATGCTTTTTACAAGCCAGGGCCATTGGTCTCATGCCTATGATTGATCAG GGGGAGAAAGATGATAAGATCATTGCAGTCTGTGCTAATGATCCCGAGTTTCATCACTACAATGATCTCAATGAGCTGTCTCCCCATCGCCTTGCTGAGATACGGCGTTTTTTTGAAGACT ACAAGAAGAATGAGAACAAAGAGGTAGCAGTCAATGAATTCTTGCCTGCAGATACTGCCCGTGAAGCCATCCAGTACTCAAT GGACCTTTATGCTCAATATATCCTGCAGAGTCTGAGGCAGTAG
- the LOC135582434 gene encoding soluble inorganic pyrophosphatase-like isoform X1, protein MSEENETASRENHPVPRLNERILSSLSRKSVAAHSWHDLEIGPGAPAVFNVVVEITKGSKVKYELDKKTGLIKVDRVLYSSVVYPHNYGFIPRTLCEDNDPMDVLVLMQEPVLPGCFLQARAIGLMPMIDQGEKDDKIIAVCANDPEFHHYNDLNELSPHRLAEIRRFFEDYKKNENKEVAVNEFLPADTAREAIQYSMDLYAQYILQSLRQ, encoded by the exons ATGAGTGAAGAAAATGAGACTGCCTCGAGAGAGAATCACCCAGTTCCACGGCTGAATGAAAGAATTTTATCATCATTGTCGAGGAAATCGGTTGCTGCGCATTCTTGGCATGATCTTGAAATAG GTCCTGGTGCTCCTGCTGTGTTTAATGTT GTTGTGGAGATAACAAAAGGAAGTAAAGTCAAATATGAACTTGACAAGAAGACAGGCCTGATTAAG GTTGATCGTGTATTGTATTCGTCAGTAGTCTACCCTCATAATTATGGTTTCATCCCTCGCACACTCTGTGAAGACAATGATCCAATGGATGTTTTGGTCCTCATGCAG GAACCAGTTCTTCCTGGATGCTTTTTACAAGCCAGGGCCATTGGTCTCATGCCTATGATTGATCAG GGGGAGAAAGATGATAAGATCATTGCAGTCTGTGCTAATGATCCCGAGTTTCATCACTACAATGATCTCAATGAGCTGTCTCCCCATCGCCTTGCTGAGATACGGCGTTTTTTTGAAGACT ACAAGAAGAATGAGAACAAAGAGGTAGCAGTCAATGAATTCTTGCCTGCAGATACTGCCCGTGAAGCCATCCAGTACTCAAT GGACCTTTATGCTCAATATATCCTGCAGAGTCTGAGGCAGTAG